ACTGCCCAGGCCTTCGGCGCCATGctgtttcctctgcttctgtgagaAGTCTGCCATggtcacctgcaagagaggcagGTGCATAGCAATAACCAAGAGTGTGGTTTCTGAGGACCCATGAGAAAGGGGCTGCTCAAAGAGTTTCTTGGAGGGAAGCAGGGGACCACTCTCCCTGAAACCTGCAAGCCTCCAAGCCCTGGAAAAGGGCTCTTATAGGAAAGCTCCAGGCCTTTCTCCCGACTTCACCCCAAGACCTTGAGAATCAgggctcaccaccaccaccctgacTCTACAAAGACAGGACTTGCTAAGCCACAAACTGAGTACCCCATCAGAGGCCAGGCTGAAGGCCCCATGGTCCAGTAGTGAGTGAAGTAACCCTACATAAACACTGAATCAGGACAAGCTGGCCACTGGCCAGAGCCTATGGACTTGAAACAAAgttggggaggggaagaaggtgaGGGGAAGGCCTGGAGCCAAGGGCTTCTGTTTATCTGTACAGCACCAGTGAGGAGGACTGGGAACTTGGGGGAAAAGACACAGAAATCTCCAGGCCCAGTCCTCTAAGCCAGAAAGGTCATTGACTGCTGGGGCACCAAGGACTTCAGTCCTTCTTTCAGGGCCATGGCTGCCTTGGGACCCAGTTGCCAAGTGACAAGATGCCTGGAGTAGCTGAAGCCTGAAGCACTGTGTGACTCAGCTGAGACACCTGTCCATGCTCCCCAGACTAAAAATAAGACCCTGTCCTCGGGCCTGGCAAGGTCAAAGGCCAGCCAGGGGGCCTACTACAAGGTCAGAAATGGCTCTGCTTTGGTACTGCCTACTACCACTGCCCTCAGATCAGTAAGGTACTTTGCAAACTGAAGGGGCTCACAGTCTAACACCTGTCTAAAGTGGGGCTCAGCCCTACGCCTTGAGGGGTCTTGTAATTAAACTCCAGTAAGAAGGGAATAAAATAGGCGGCTAAACATAACCAATTCAGGCCCTGTGTGGTgctgcaggcctttaatctcagcactcaggaggcagaggcagtcagatcccCTTGAATTCGAGGCAAGTCTCTGGTCTACACTGAGTTCGTCAGAGATGCATAATAGAGCCactactcaaaacaaaacagaaaaataacttgactcttCACAGCCTGGATGTCACCTGGTCTTCCACTTGGGCCAAAGCTGACTGCCCTGTATCAGGGCTGAGCAGAAACGTGTGACCACATACAAAAGGCTCTTAGACTCTCCTCAAGAGCGAAGTCACTGAAGGCCCTGGAAATCATGTGCAAGACCCAAGTCGGGAAGAGGCACCGCTGGGATTCGAACTCGAATCTTCAGTCCCCAAGTCCTCCCTCCCACCGCAGTGACCACAGGCCACGCCCCCACCTGCACTGGGATGCGTGCcactcccagtgctgggagacCCCGGGCCACCCCGTGCGCTGCATTGGTACCTGCGTCCGGGCGTCAGTTCATCGACCCAAGGACGCGGCCAGTAGGACCCTGGTGGACCAGGACCCGCAGGACCCTGGTGGACCAGGACCCGCCTAGGAATAGAACGTCCAAACCCCGTGAACCGAACGATGCCGAGGCCCGGGGCTGCAAGTGACCCGAAAGGCACGCTGGATAAGCAGGCCTTCGCTCCAATCGGAGCGCACAACCCCTGCGCACACGTGCTCAAAACTGAGTCGCTCAGCCAATGATCGCCAGGCACGCCCCTGGGCCGTCGGGGGCGGAAACCACAGGCACGCTCTGGATTTAAAGGTGCAAGGTTCTGTTGTTAGCGCAAGGTAAGGGGAGGTGGTGAGTGTGACAGTCATTCAGGGCCTGGTCTAGTTTATTTActttgggggtgttttgttttgttgagaaagGGCCTCACACTAAAGTCACAACTGACGTTGAATTCTCAGCAGCCGTGCTTTAGCCTCGCCTCTGACCTTGTGTGTTCTTGTAATGGGAGCCTCAGTGTGGAGAAAGCTGTCTGAGCTCACCTGTCCCTTGGTGAGCCAGGCAGACAAAACTTCACTTAGCCCAAAGGCTTACATTCTGCCTCTCAAGTTTGCCCCTGCGAGTTACTGGTGGTCTCATTTCTCTTTGGCCTGCCTGGCACACAATAGGAAAAGAGCTCTGACACCTGTCGTGCCATCTCAGTCTCTTCCCTCCTGAAACACTGGATGCTAGACTCTGTCCACCCATAGAACAGCTGTGTCTGTTTATAGGAAACCTACCATGTGCTGGCCAGGGCAAGATGGCCACTAACAGCTTGGTCCAAGAAATACGCTGGTCTTCTAGTGTCgcgccccactcgaccagcaaggaagactcgAACAACTGGATctttctcaacagcctttattgtagaagcgctcttttCGTTTTCAGGAGACCTTGAATGCCCAGGGCacgctgcttatatacccccagccctgggggtgggggggagggggaggggagaagcacgtggaggtgcacgattggtcagaactgcagtgcctcattagcataccctgcccaggagggggtgattggtcaggatcatGGTACCCCAGTAGCATACCCCATTCGGGAGGGGCTTGGCACCAAACTGAATCGATGTATGCATATGcgcagtgcactatttactagtagATACCAGAGGCCAAGGCTGGCGCCATCTTGACCGGCCGAGTCGGGTCGGCGgcctacatctctcccttttttgttttattgcaaaccctgagtcataGAACGGGGTACATGATAGTAGCCCTATGAGTgcagttgtacagtgagggaaagcagaggcctgatcccctgtgcaaaatgagatattgtaatgggtttcttctctttgtcGTGCagtgagtaatacttcccatacccatctcgatgccttttgacggggaaagggagcctctgccctggggcgccaccaggagaggaggtttgtggcatcaaacctttgtgcaatcaggcatactttcgggaaatctatccatactcgtggaacattccctgtcgagtacccactcacagaacacctcaaactgccagtagagcaCTCCTCAAGGGCTCGTATCTATGAAACCCCGCTCATAATTCCTTTAGGGTTGCaagccaaacatggggaggttcACCATCCTCGATAGCAgccaaggcttggtagactacagttttgtgcctggcatggtctctctTTAGTTTGTATAAAAGGCACATGCAAAAGATGCAATCGGCCAACACCACGGCTCCCCAGATAAAGACTCCCACCcactctttaaaaaaggaaaaggcttTGGCTATCCAGGAGGTGAGGTCATTAAGGGAGAGAGGCTGTAGTCTGGTCCCGTTCAGCTGGGCGACCTGAACAAACAATCTGGTCACCATTTCTTCTGCTTGCAGCGACCAGTTGCCTCGCAGGTATTCCGACAGCACCCTGGATTGATTGACAGACTGAGAAACGTTAGCTTGTAGGGGGGTGACACAGAGGCCTCTCATGGAGTACACACAGGAGGCCTGAATGACTCTAAATAATTCCTCTACTTGGTGTTGGACTATATCAATGCTCTGGTTGGCCAGCAGTATTCCAGAGGTAAGATGGGCATTAATTTCTCTCTGGGTAGTCAGTGCAGCAGCTGTCTGCTCTACTATGGAATTGACTGTCTCCGCCGTCTGTACCTGAGAGGCCATAGCGACCGCAGCAGTAGTGGCCGAAGCGGCAGATGTTACAATAGCAGCTACTATCGCTGCTGTGATACCGAAGTCACGCTTATGGCGCAACAGGGAAAGTACAGGAAattgttcaggatcagcttcaACAGGGATGGGTACAAAGGTTGGTAACCGTACCACCAGCGCTGTGGTACTtgtcccatcccagcactcagacatCAGGCAGGCAACCCCAGAAGCATTGCAACTTAGCACCTCCTCCGAGGTGTtaatcagaataaagaaaaaggggggCTTCATACAAACGGGAGCCCCTGTGTAAGAAAGATTCCGTAATTGCCCATTAATCTTGATATCCGTTAGACTCATATTGGGGTGCCTGGTGGCACTAATGTTAACTAATGAGAAATTGCCCCCTCTCAACCTAGAAAATGGggtgagagaagtaaaggctgCCTTGTTATTAGAGAGCAGCCATTGATACCAGGGCCAGATGTTACCCGGCCTGGTTGCAATCCTGGAGTTATTGGTATACTTGGCTTTAAACAAAGGGGGGctaaattcaaacccagaagaTATCTGGGTGTTCCGATGACCAGGACTCTGGCAAGGGGAAAAATCAGGGGGAAAATCTTGGTAAGGTAGACAAATAGGCAGGACTTTACGCTTAGTGGAATTGTCTTGGGTGGAATTGCCATCAGAGGGTATAATTAGATATTGAGACATAAGCAAGGTGGTGATATTAAGGGAGGAACTAGAATTTGTACCCATCTCTCCCGAACCCTGGCCAGAACCGGAGCTCAGCTTTGATAGAGCTTCGTGTAATACTCTGGTGCTTGTTCCCCCTATATCTATGGGATCTAGCCAATTCACTAAATACCGTGATGCTAGGAAAATGCATGGAGCAACACTCCTATTAAGGGTGAAACATAAGGTGCCTGCCAAGGTATAATTAGTGGCCGTATAATTTGCAGGGGCTTCCTGAGTGGGAATAGTGCAAGGCATATCTTGCTcacaagaggtggagaaaaaggtgggCAGAACCGGGGAATTGCTATGAATGGGCATGGGGACTGGCCAGGTTCTGGCTATCGCCCATAGTTGAATGGCTAATCCCTGAGTTACCAACAGCAGTAGACTCAGCATCTGGATCCTCATGCGTGTCCCCCACATTATCCTGGTCCTGGGATGGTCCAATGCGTCTGGTGAGGTGTTCAGGGACCCAAATCggatcttcctggtcctgtggaaaaacacaaacagctcccctggatctggaaataACCGGATCCGGACCATGCCATGAGCCTGTTAAGACAtccttccattttacttcttgTTTAACGGTCAGGGTGGACAGTGAATGCCGGTCCGCCGCCGAGCGTCCATCTGCATCAAGTGTCAAAAAATTTAGAGTGAAGAGGGCTAAAGAGAGTTGATCTTTTGGGGAGTGCCCATGAGTTACTCCCCCTTTTGTTTTATTAGCAATTCCTTTAGCGTGCGATGGGCACGTTCCACGATACCCTGACCTTGAGGGTTGTAGGGTAAACCAGTGATATGTTTCCAATCCTGCGGAACCCGGAGTGGCCCTCCTTGGTTTCGAGAGGCTCGCAGAGATGGACTCCGAATGGCCCCATACATTTGCGGGCCCTGGGGTCGTGGGCCCTTCTGCCCGTTTTTTGGACTAACACCAACATAGTTGTTACTTAGGGGACGTCCATTAATATCTCTGAAAGAGCGACATTCATTTGCCCAATGATTCCCCTTTTTACATCTGGGACAAGGCCCAGGGCCCTGACTTTGTTGTCTCCTACTGTTATTCCTCTCGGGGCACTGTCTTTTGAAATGCCCAGGTTTCCCACAAGTAAAGCAGGCTCTGGCTCTCTCTATTCCCTTTGTAGCTTGCAGAacagcagctgctaatcctgcattggacaaagggcctcctatctccctgcatgccttcatccatgcctgcaatcctttggccttccatggagtgatagCATTCCTACACTCCTTAGTACACTGTTTGTAGATAAGCTGTTCTACcaatggcatggctgtatctgggtcGCCAAAGATCCTTCCTGCTGCTTCCATCATTCgtgccacaaagtcagaaaatggctccgTGGGCCCCTGAATGACCTTTGTTAAGTTTCCTGatacctctcctttgttgggcaggGACTTCCATGCTTTTATGGCCATGGCATTAATTTGGCCATAGACTTGTAAGGGATAAACTGTCTGATTTGCggcccattgaccctgacccGTTAACATATCAAAGGACCATGCAGCCTGGCCATTGATTTGGTTGGCCTGAGCCTGGCTTTGAGCGTACTCGGtatacagggccttccagttcaAATATTGACCCATGGTTAAACAGGCTTTAACTGTACTCATCCAATCGGATGGGGTCATGGCGCGCAAGGTTAATCTTTCTAACAATGCCtgagtaaaagatgcattaatcCCATACACTTGGacggactcagccaaggcctttagctctttaaactctaaaggctcataaaatctctGTTGATTGtcatcctcaaaaacaggaaaggcccACGCAGCCTCCTTCCACGTCTGAGGGCAAAAGGAAGATCCCTGATTCGATAGTGGGTGCTGTGGAACTCCCGCATAAGGTGGTGTTCCTGCAGGAGGAGCCAAAGGCGGTGCACTGGGTACCATCCAGGGCGGTGGCTTAAGCCCACTTCcgtcttttctcccctcctcttcctgtttctttttcgaAAGAGTTATTGCCTTCATTTTGGCTagcaactctttcagctcctcctccattttatctaacttatcctcttcctgtttgtTCTTGGTCTTATGATTCTCGGGATTATAAGATGGCATCATTGGTCCCCGATCTGTCCTAGTCTTATTGCTGTTTCCTTGATCAGGATCACATCCTTTTTGTATATACTTAGCGGCCTCCTTTTTGAGCTCCGCTTCTTCCCCAGAGGCTAACCCAGACTCATCGGAAGTCTCCaattctttcaaagaggggtAAATCCCTATGgacccctcttcccttttctccttttcaggCTGTTTAGGCCTGTCTTTGGCTCtgctagcttttcccttttctctatctttgtgtcccttatcctcttttctctccttaaaagccctttcctcttctgacatgctctcctgatgctcttgaagcaatCTTTGTCCTGCTTTAACACCCTCGACACATCTTTTATCATCCAAGCAGGCCCGTATCATGTGCCAAAGAGGCTTCACCCTGGGTTTCACTGACCTTTCCTCAGCCTTCTTATCAAGATCTcgacccaatttctcccatgagccaatggttagagaccctgtgAGAGCGAACCACGGGGCCACTCGATCTATCTCATGTAGAAAGCCCTCTaggatttttctctttatatcaaGGTGTTGCtgctcaaggagctcttgcaGGGCGCTCAAAAATTGGTTGGAGGGagtattccccatgttactcacttAGCTACGTGAGGTTTACACACGGGTGGACAGGGAGAGTTATCTAGCCCTGTCCTACAGTCTTAATTATTGGCCCGTTCCCTCGAAAACTTTCCCCGTTGCTTTTACTGCTGACGGACAAATTGCCACTATACCTCAGACTTTTGAATTGCCTCTTTACCGAGGGCTTTTGAATCTGCAGACTTTCAAATCCTCTTTTTCCGAGGACCTTTTCTTGTTATCCCATTCGACCTGGGAACTTACCGGTACCGCTGCTCTAGGGTGAAGAGTTCTGGATCCACAAGAATTTCTCCTCGGGTCCCTGTTCTCGGGTTTCTTCTTTtctgggtttcttctttcttcttttcttctttcttctttttttctttcttctttcttcctttttctttcttcttttttctttcttggatttCGGCACCACTTGTCttgccccactcgaccagcaaggaagacgcagATCCTCCTCAACAACCTTTATTATAGAagtgctcttttagttttcaggaggagccctcgaatgcccagggcaagctgcttatataccctcagccctgggcggggaaAGCACgtggaggtgcacgattggtcagaactgcagtgcctcattagcatacattagcataccctgccagggagggggtgattggtcaggattgtggtactccattagcataccctgctccgTTGTCGACCAGAGGCCGAGGCTGGAGCCATCTTGACTGGCTGAGTCAGGTCGGCAGTCTACATTCTAGAGCATGAAACAAGCCAATAAGGAGCAGTGGCTGGAGTCCTGATGCCAAGCGAGAATCTTGAGTGTTTGTGCATCCCGCTCTCTACGCTGCCACATGCTGAGTACTCACCTGCTTCTGGCAACTTTGGGAAACATGTTACACCTGAGCAAAGTTGAGTCCAGAAGCTGAAGGGCTAGGCCCCACAGACCCGGAagtgtcaccaccaccaccacggaTCCCTCACACACAAACTGCCTGTGTCCCTGACGCTGGTACCACAATCTCTCCGGGATCACGGCCAGGTCCAGGGGCTACAGCAGCCCAAGCGACAGTGCCTGGGCCCACCCTCCACTGGAAGTGGTGATCATCTCCACCGGGACCCCTGCAggcctctccagccctagaactCTGGTCCCCGCCAGGCCTGCAGCTCTGGGAGTCGCCTAGCAGCACTTCCCGCAGAGGCGGCGGCCGGGAGGAGGCGCGCGCGGGCTAAAGGGGCGGGGCCGGCGCTGACCCAGCCCGCGGCTCCCGGCCGCCCCGCGTCCTCCTAGCCCGTAGGAAAGCTGCGCCACCATGGAGGCCACCGGGGTGCTGCCGTTCGTGCGCGGCGTGGACCTCAGCGGCAACGACTTCAAGGTTAGctgtggggaaggggaagggtgaCCCCTGGCCGTCTCTCCCGGCCGCTCCCTCTACGCTTCCGGGATCGGCAGGctgggcgggcgggcgggcctcCGCGAGTCTTCCCGGGCCTGCCCCGCCCGCGGCGGAAGACCTGGGCCGGGGCTCCCGGGTCTGGGTCCACGCGGGATTTGAGCCCTCAGGCCGCGAACCTGACCCCATGCCACCGAGGGAATACGCCCTAGCCAGCCATCGCCCCAAACTGTGGTTTCGAGACGTCACTTCTCCCTCCGCAAACCCGGGGTTCTCTCCAGTCCTAGGGGCTTAGGAACAGCCCGTTTGGAGGCGTGTAATGGAAAGAGATCTGTTAGTAAGGAGTGTGACAGGCGCGCGAGGTCCTAGGCGGCACGTCTGCGCAACTGCTAGACTGATGGACTAGGGGGACAGACAACCAGCAGCCCTGGTTGTTGACTGTAAAGAGCCCGGCtatgggcgtggtggtgcacgcctttaattcctaccctcggaaggcagaggcaggtggatctttgatttccaaggcagcctggtcttcaaagcaagttccaggacacccacagctacatagagaaaccctgtcttgacttgggaaaaaaaaaaaaaaaaaaaaaaaaaaaaaaaaaaaaaaaaaaaaaaaagaatgtaccaGCTAGTCTCAGACCCGAAGAGAGGAAAGCTGGACCCGAAGGACAGCTCAGAGGCCTGAGTCTCCTCCACTGCCTGAAGTCTGTCCCTTTAGATGTCAGATTAGGAGATGCAGAGGAGGTGGGCTCCTCCCATGTTCACCTGCGCCTGGACACATGTTTGACACTGTACACAGTTGTCATCACTTTATCCTGTCCACATTCCCACCACCCTCACCTGTGGTCTCTGTATTCTCTCTTGACTTGGAATATCTGAGTTCCTTTGGGGAATGTGACTGGAGGAGGAGTTAGCAAAAGGTAATTACACTTCATGCTGCTCAGATGTCAACACTGCCAGGTGTAGCCGGGAGGTGGCAGCCAATGCCTTTTATCCCAacgctggggaggcagaggcgggcagatctctgagttagaagccagcctggtcacaaagtgagttccaggactacacagagaaaccgtgtaaTTGGGGGTTGCAGGGAGACAAAACCATAGCCTGGTGTGGTATCacagacctttaattccagcactcaggaggcagaggcaggtggacctctgtgactttgaggctagcctggtctacagagtgagttccaggacagccagggctacacagagaaaccctgtctcgaaaaaaaaaaaaaaaaacaaaaaataaaaaaataaataaaccaaaaggctaaggatgctgaagtggACATTGCATgtgaggaatgaatgaatgaatgaatgaatgagcttgTGTAAGGAACAGTGGGGAGCTGGGCTCTTAGTGCAATCTGGGGAGTATCAGGGGTAATCTTATCCCAGACATCCAAACTGCCTGGAACTGCAGGCAAAGCAATGTGAATGCCACTAAGCACAGTGGAGCACTGAGTAGCCCTTGAAACAGACCAGGTTTGGCTTCCCTGGGACAGACTCCAGCTGGAGAGACACGTTTAGGCCAGTACTTTTGTCTTTCAGGGGCTTTCATTTAGTGCCATTTTGTGAGtaagaaatagaaatacaaagCATTTCTCTGAGGACCACAGAAGGTGATGGGAGGGGACACTCATCTCCTAGACTGTCCTCTCTTATTGCCCCCCACCAGGGTGGCTACTTCCCTGAGAATGTTAAGGCTATGACCAGCCTCCGATGGTTAAAGCTGAACCGCACAGGCCTCTGCTACCTGCCCGAAGAACTAGCGGCTCTGCAGAAGCTGGTAAGGGGCGTGGGCAGCAGGGAGGGTCCCTGTGGTAGGGGCATGGGCAGCGGGGAGGGTCTGGTAAGGGGCGTGGGCGGCAGGGAGGGTCCTTGTCGTCCAGGCTAGGCCAGGTGGGCATACCctgcaaaaagagagagaaaacagaaatagcTGTGGGCAAAGCTGATGGAGGGGGATGGGCACCCCACCTGGGAGGTATACAAGGCAGGTGAGGGTATGTAAAGAGGAGGGGACTGTTGGGATGACCTTCCCAGATGATGCAGAGTCACAGGGGCAGCAGGCAGGGGCCGGACACCTTAGGCCCTCACCTGAGCCTCTGACTCTTGTCTTGTTCAGGAGCACCTGTCTGTGAGCCACAACAATCTGACCACACTGCATGGGGAACTGTCCAGCCTGCCTTCACTTCGGGTGAGTGTTGGCCAGGGCTGCTGTAGGGTCAGCCATGGGCTAGCGTCTCTGCCCTCCTCCCCTCTGTGCCTGTGTTGCTGCAAGAGGGCACCATTACTCCTTGTGTGTAGGAGCTCATATGAATGGGAGAACTTTCTGAAAGAAAAGCGAGGACATTCCAAAACCCACTACCTCTTTGGACAGCTGTGAACACAGCAGTGTAGGCAGAATGTGGTGCTAGGCCATGTTAGTGTGTCATGTGTGCTTCTAACCTGCCACATAGGTAAAGACCCCTGGCCACACAGAAGTCACCCCTAGACAGCAGTGTAGCTGGTATGACTAGACCTGGAAGGTGGCCTGAAAATGAAGCCCTGGCCAGCCTTATAGGCTTCAGTCAGGATTATCCTTCACAGGGCCAGAACCCCAAGATGTTCAGGAACCAGGATCTGGACTTGGGCTCCCTGATGCTAAACCAGGGTTTTGCCACTTAACTGgcttagttacttttccattgTTGTGACAAAGCAcaggaccaaagcaacttagaacGTATTTCATTTGGGGGCTCAAAGTTCCAAGTgttagagtccatgatcatcacagtggggggaacatggcagctggcAGGCATGacactgaagcagtagctgagagttcatgTTGAGACAACCATGAAGCCGAAAGAACTAACTgagaatggtgtgggcttttgaaacctcaaagcttgccctgatgacacacctcctccaacaagaccatatctcctaacccttcccaaacagttccaccaattggggaccaaacatttaaatatctgtgcctatggggccattctgaCCCACACCTTCACACTGGCTAAGCCGTTTTGGCaagttccttcctttcctccagcaGGTAGGTTGCACTTAAGAAAATAGAtcgctgagcagtggtggcgcacgccttttagtcccagcactcaggaggcagaggcaggggaatctcagagttcaagccagcctggtctgcagagagagttccagtgcaaccaggactacacagagaaaccctgtgtggaagaaaccaaaactaaaaccaaaccaaaccaaaacaaaagcagacatggCTCTTGCTGCATTAGACTCAAGACTCAAGAGCAGTCATTGTTCCCCTAGCCCCAACCTTTTGCTCAACTTAGACACATCTGAGGGAAGTTTCAGGGTACACAATGATGATGAAGGGACttatgtggtggatagccctagcctcttgttgtcatggtaactccactcctgggaggggctgcgaaggaggagtgaatcttgtaaaccttctgtccaatcaaatttgttaaataaaggctacagccagtgattgggcagtagaagaggagtgggaggagccagaggcagggaaaggagataagaggaagaccaggagagcagtgggaggagggaggctgcTGAGGaaagttggcagttggtcgaagcagagggcagttggtggagagagggaagacgaagaagaccttgacctaggaaaccacaagttgttaagagctctcatagccggggaatagtgtagtttaatggtaaatctgcccaatctaggcatgcagcattcatttgatatttattgacttgtgtcttttcttctatggacttcccatgggcaagagatttaccgcaacagacTTAACTAGTATCACATAGCTGCGGAGTTAGCTGGCTGCCCAGCCTGTCAAGGCCATGACTAGCCTGCAGTGACTGCATTGTACATAgggtacagacatacatgcaggcgtttacacatacacataaaaggaaaCAAGTGCGTTTTGCTTAGCCAGTGGCAGAGAGACTAATTCCAGCTATCTTGAGAGGCTAAAATAGATAAACAAAGTTCCAGGACCTCCTGGGCTACCAAATGAGTTCAAGGTCCTGCTGGACAAGCTAGAATTAATTAACCTTAATTGAGAATAAAAGTGGAGTTGAgtgtagtggtgcacgcctttaatcccagtactcggtaggagaagcaggtggatctcttgagtttgaggccaacctggtctacacattaAGTTTTaggagctacataatgagaccccatcttggtaaaaaaaaaaacaggtgagtAGGGATACAGTCCAGTGACAACATGCATGCTTGTCACACGAAAAGCCTTGGGCTTCCATTGGAGTACCTCAACTCTCAGGGCCCCGTGTTGCCCTTGGAGGCACAGTGGCACTCACTGGGAGGCTGGCCCACCAGACGGAGTGTGTAAGCCAAGTGAGAGGAGGGAGGATGCTCATCCCTGGCCTCCAGTTTCTGAAGAAGCACCCACCTGTCCTCTGCTTCTCTAAGGGCAGAAAATGAGGATCACAAATTCTTATACTCCTAGGCCATTGTAGCTCGGGCCAACAGCCTGAAGAATTCTGGAGTTCCCGATGATATCTTCAAGCTGGATGATCTCTCTGT
The nucleotide sequence above comes from Arvicanthis niloticus isolate mArvNil1 chromosome 6, mArvNil1.pat.X, whole genome shotgun sequence. Encoded proteins:
- the LOC117710526 gene encoding uncharacterized protein LOC117710526, with the translated sequence MWGTRMRIQMLSLLLLVTQGLAIQLWAIARTWPVPMPIHSNSPVLPTFFSTSCEQDMPCTIPTQEAPANYTATNYTLAGTLCFTLNRSVAPCIFLASRYLVNWLDPIDIGGTSTRVLHEALSKLSSGSGQGSGEMGTNSSSSLNITTLLMSQYLIIPSDGNSTQDNSTKRKVLPICLPYQDFPPDFSPCQSPGHRNTQISSGFEFSPPLFKAKYTNNSRIATRPGNIWPWYQWLLSNNKAAFTSLTPFSRLRGGNFSLVNISATRHPNMSLTDIKINGQLRNLSYTGAPVCMKPPFFFILINTSEEVLSCNASGVACLMSECWDGTSTTALVVRLPTFVPIPVEADPEQFPVLSLLRHKRDFGITAAIVAAIVTSAASATTAAVAMASQVQTAETVNSIVEQTAAALTTQREINAHLTSGILLANQSIDIVQHQVEELFRVIQASCVYSMRGLCVTPLQANVSQSVNQSRVLSEYLRGNWSLQAEEMVTRLFVQVAQLNGTRLQPLSLNDLTSWIAKAFSFFKEWVGVFIWGAVVLADCIFCMCLLYKLKRDHARHKTVVYQALAAIEDGEPPHVWLATLKEL